One window of Paludibacter propionicigenes WB4 genomic DNA carries:
- a CDS encoding ABC transporter permease, whose protein sequence is MFTINSIQEILDSLKHNKLRTILTGLSVSWGIFILIVLLGAGNGLKNAVMSNFKDRAATNNVQIYSGTSSLPFMGLKSGRSLTFDKSQVSTVKDNMLETSDQSGIIEKQMTITNNNEFGNFSINGVEPSYQKIFNLKFESNGGRFINQLDNKSSNKVVVLDKKIEDVLFKGTSALGKYVKIGSVMFKVIGINTKKARFGDGQAYIPFSTAQYIFNPDLKFRNIAMTVNGLESKESNDDFNKRLKKTMSQSLSFDPNDTQAIYIRNDQSDFIQTMKIFGGITIFVSVIGIFTLIAGIVGVSNIMLVSVKERTREIGIRKALGAPPASILQSVILEAIIITSIFGYIGMMMGIGLTELVNFIMIKSTAATPDAPTIFKNPTVELSYVLISTGILILSGVIAGYMPARRAVRIKPIEAMREE, encoded by the coding sequence ATGTTTACAATTAATTCTATACAAGAAATACTGGACAGCTTAAAACACAATAAGTTGCGTACCATACTCACCGGACTTTCGGTGTCGTGGGGTATATTTATTCTTATTGTGTTGCTGGGTGCGGGCAATGGATTGAAAAATGCTGTTATGTCGAATTTCAAAGACAGAGCAGCAACAAACAATGTACAAATTTATTCAGGTACATCTTCACTCCCCTTTATGGGCTTAAAAAGTGGCAGATCGCTTACTTTCGACAAAAGTCAAGTTAGCACTGTAAAAGATAATATGCTGGAGACAAGTGATCAGAGTGGAATTATAGAAAAGCAAATGACTATAACCAACAATAATGAATTTGGTAATTTCAGCATTAATGGTGTAGAGCCGTCTTATCAGAAAATTTTTAATTTAAAATTTGAATCCAATGGTGGTAGATTTATTAATCAGTTGGATAACAAGTCGAGCAATAAGGTAGTTGTGCTGGATAAAAAAATTGAAGATGTACTTTTTAAAGGAACGAGTGCTTTAGGTAAATACGTAAAAATAGGCTCTGTAATGTTCAAAGTAATCGGAATTAATACTAAGAAAGCCCGATTTGGAGATGGTCAAGCCTATATTCCTTTTAGCACAGCGCAGTATATTTTTAATCCGGATTTAAAGTTTCGAAATATAGCTATGACTGTAAATGGTCTGGAGAGTAAAGAATCGAATGATGACTTTAATAAAAGATTGAAAAAGACAATGTCACAAAGTTTGAGTTTCGATCCTAATGATACGCAGGCAATATACATTCGAAATGATCAAAGTGATTTTATCCAAACGATGAAGATATTTGGCGGTATAACTATTTTCGTTTCTGTAATTGGTATTTTCACTCTTATTGCAGGTATCGTAGGTGTCAGCAATATCATGTTGGTATCCGTAAAAGAAAGAACCCGGGAAATTGGTATTCGCAAAGCATTAGGTGCGCCTCCGGCTTCCATTTTGCAATCCGTCATTCTTGAAGCAATCATTATCACTTCTATATTTGGTTATATAGGAATGATGATGGGAATTGGGCTGACTGAGTTGGTGAATTTTATTATGATTAAGTCAACTGCTGCTACGCCGGATGCACCAACGATATTCAAAAACCCCACAGTGGAATTGTCCTATGTGTTGATTTCTACCGGTATCTTAATTCTTTCGGGCGTAATAGCCGGGTATATGCCTGCACGCAGGGCGGTGAGAATTAAACCGATTGAAGCTATGAGAGAAGAATAG
- a CDS encoding Ig-like domain-containing protein: MKKITFFCFFSLLLFSSCSKEDVIEITQITPSQTTALLPIGDSLTLTISCIPASATVPTCTWTSSNTSVATVDNKGKIKAIGRGTATIGIISNTNNVTTQCKVTVTYKGDGSASNPYLIYTVDDLKAIRDSINTKNDVYGNKAYKLMADLDFSKEKTSNWTPIGNTAAATFKGSFDGNGKAINNMHIGSIDEYYYYPDTLRYAGFFGTINGAEIKNISIAWNQIIDGKSSGNYYVGGIAAYGSGTITNCNSSGDMTGADSKYDGRCTVGGIIGYGTITTVITNCHYNSGSVSYIKKCGDPAGYAGGIAGYIIGTISNCYSKGETGYTIKYAGGIVGYSIGAIVNCYSTNAVLPWQPNTLSGGIAGYNVGSIVNCYSVGNISGIYSGGIAGEGSDITNCYASGVIYGFEGSSSSTPPISYTGYAGGIAATIFGNISNCIALNSKVSAVPESLDASAKGYAARICSMFSASASAKNNYAATSVVVKVNDRTNVTVTDFSDTKLHGFNLSAQPVDLLNAYVSANPTFNGISLKRWKVSADVNNGYPVFE; encoded by the coding sequence ATGAAAAAAATTACTTTCTTCTGTTTTTTCAGCCTGTTACTATTTTCTTCTTGTTCTAAAGAAGATGTTATAGAGATAACACAAATAACACCGTCTCAAACTACCGCTTTACTTCCTATAGGCGATAGTTTAACGCTAACCATATCCTGCATACCGGCTAGTGCCACTGTTCCTACTTGTACATGGACATCGTCTAATACCAGCGTTGCCACGGTGGATAATAAAGGTAAAATTAAAGCTATAGGCCGGGGAACTGCAACCATCGGAATTATTTCCAATACCAACAACGTAACTACTCAATGCAAGGTAACCGTAACGTACAAAGGTGACGGATCGGCTTCAAATCCGTATCTTATTTACACCGTTGACGATTTAAAAGCGATAAGAGACAGCATAAATACAAAAAATGATGTTTATGGCAACAAAGCCTATAAACTAATGGCTGATTTGGATTTCTCGAAAGAGAAAACGAGTAATTGGACTCCTATCGGAAATACAGCAGCAGCTACATTTAAAGGGAGCTTTGATGGAAATGGAAAAGCTATCAATAATATGCATATTGGAAGCATAGATGAATATTATTATTATCCTGACACATTAAGATATGCAGGATTTTTTGGGACTATTAATGGAGCTGAAATTAAAAACATAAGTATTGCATGGAATCAGATAATTGACGGAAAAAGTTCCGGCAATTATTATGTAGGAGGTATTGCAGCTTATGGTTCAGGAACTATTACTAATTGCAATTCTAGCGGAGACATGACAGGTGCTGATTCTAAATATGATGGAAGATGCACTGTCGGTGGAATTATTGGATACGGAACTATAACAACAGTGATTACAAATTGCCACTATAACTCTGGAAGTGTATCTTATATTAAAAAATGTGGTGATCCGGCGGGTTATGCAGGTGGCATTGCCGGATATATAATAGGGACAATTTCTAATTGCTATTCAAAAGGGGAAACAGGTTATACAATAAAATATGCTGGTGGTATTGTTGGATATAGCATTGGAGCAATCGTTAATTGTTATTCTACAAATGCTGTATTACCTTGGCAACCAAATACTCTATCAGGCGGTATTGCAGGTTACAATGTGGGAAGTATTGTCAATTGTTATTCTGTAGGAAATATCAGCGGAATTTATTCAGGCGGCATTGCAGGTGAAGGATCTGATATAACGAATTGTTATGCATCAGGAGTTATTTATGGTTTCGAAGGTTCCTCCAGTAGTACTCCTCCCATATCTTATACGGGTTATGCCGGCGGAATAGCAGCAACTATATTTGGTAACATAAGCAATTGTATTGCTTTGAATAGTAAGGTTTCTGCAGTGCCTGAAAGTTTAGATGCATCTGCAAAAGGTTATGCTGCCCGCATTTGTAGTATGTTTTCTGCTTCGGCCTCTGCGAAAAACAACTACGCTGCCACATCTGTGGTCGTAAAAGTGAATGACCGTACCAATGTAACAGTAACGGATTTCTCAGATACTAAATTGCATGGCTTCAACTTATCGGCCCAGCCGGTTGATTTGCTCAATGCCTATGTTAGCGCTAACCCTACATTTAATGGCATCAGTTTAAAAAGGTGGAAAGTTAGCGCGGATGTAAATAATGGTTATCCTGTTTTTGAGTAA
- a CDS encoding DUF6261 family protein encodes MEQKQKLSNVSPNRLTIEDAAALFNLTIDDALLVRNEIGEMANVALTELEQTGRAFRAQTNRSKKSQLTDQVNLERKVCVDGYAEIKKTVVFESSSRIEQRKKAATDLQFFLKPNWDITKGPIGDQIDQTEKLVLQYRANPLLVMAGQTISIDMLMNELDANNANLKTTFKARELEEGKQEPSGSDLRPAATDSYNRFCNIIEQAVNFTPNPAIQELFIKMDMLRKRYHALQSGGKDKDAAPSA; translated from the coding sequence ATGGAACAAAAACAAAAACTTTCAAATGTCTCCCCAAATCGTCTAACTATTGAAGACGCAGCGGCATTGTTTAACCTTACCATAGACGATGCGCTATTGGTGAGAAATGAAATTGGTGAAATGGCCAATGTTGCCTTAACCGAACTGGAACAAACGGGCAGAGCATTCAGGGCTCAAACAAACCGTTCGAAGAAAAGTCAACTTACCGACCAGGTGAATCTGGAAAGAAAAGTATGCGTAGACGGTTATGCAGAAATAAAGAAAACAGTCGTATTCGAGAGTTCATCGCGCATCGAACAACGGAAAAAGGCAGCCACCGACCTGCAATTTTTCCTCAAACCCAACTGGGATATTACCAAAGGCCCCATTGGCGATCAGATAGACCAGACTGAAAAATTGGTGTTGCAGTATCGTGCCAACCCTCTGTTGGTAATGGCCGGTCAAACAATTAGCATTGATATGCTAATGAACGAACTGGATGCAAATAATGCCAATTTGAAAACTACATTTAAAGCCCGGGAACTGGAAGAAGGAAAACAAGAACCATCGGGTTCGGACCTTCGCCCGGCTGCTACCGACAGTTACAATCGCTTTTGCAACATTATCGAACAAGCAGTCAACTTTACTCCGAATCCGGCCATACAGGAACTGTTTATAAAAATGGACATGCTCCGCAAAAGGTATCATGCTCTACAGTCGGGCGGCAAAGATAAAGATGCTGCGCCAAGTGCATAG
- a CDS encoding TraB/GumN family protein — translation MKRKLILVAFIALFSVFNICAQLLWKVSGNGLTKPNYLFGTHHLIEKEQINNFDKILALAAQSDAVVGELDMSDILSMQTKIMQSAMMPGKNIKDMISTADYAIVDTELKQLLGAGLEQLGVLKPMMLQTLFVTTVYLKSQNLTKQPEAVDILFQKAARDNAKAVVGLETVEQQAAIMFDSLPFNRQAEVLVKSVKEKQKGIELLKRLNVAYLAGNLIEIAKIDKEDDDMTPAERRPIYEGRNLKWAGQLPVLFKKQSCFVAVGCMHLVGETGLIAQLKKAGFKVEPVILQ, via the coding sequence ATGAAAAGAAAATTGATTCTCGTGGCGTTTATCGCCTTATTCTCAGTATTTAATATCTGTGCGCAGTTACTATGGAAAGTTTCAGGAAACGGATTGACCAAACCCAATTATCTGTTTGGAACGCATCATTTAATTGAAAAGGAGCAAATTAATAACTTTGATAAAATTCTTGCATTGGCTGCTCAGTCTGATGCTGTTGTAGGCGAATTAGATATGTCGGATATATTGTCGATGCAGACCAAGATAATGCAGAGTGCCATGATGCCCGGAAAAAATATAAAGGATATGATATCCACAGCCGATTATGCAATAGTGGATACGGAGCTGAAACAATTATTGGGCGCAGGTTTAGAACAATTGGGAGTTCTTAAACCGATGATGTTGCAGACGCTGTTTGTCACAACAGTATATTTGAAATCGCAGAACCTAACCAAACAGCCCGAAGCAGTTGATATATTGTTTCAGAAGGCTGCCAGGGACAATGCTAAAGCAGTCGTAGGTCTGGAAACGGTAGAGCAACAGGCGGCTATTATGTTTGATTCGTTGCCTTTCAACCGTCAAGCTGAAGTGCTGGTTAAATCCGTAAAAGAAAAGCAAAAAGGAATAGAGCTTCTGAAGCGTTTGAACGTGGCTTATCTTGCCGGTAATCTGATTGAAATTGCTAAGATAGACAAAGAGGATGATGACATGACTCCAGCCGAAAGAAGGCCAATCTATGAAGGACGAAATTTAAAATGGGCTGGTCAGTTGCCTGTGTTATTCAAAAAGCAATCTTGTTTTGTAGCAGTAGGTTGTATGCATTTGGTAGGCGAAACGGGATTAATAGCCCAACTAAAGAAAGCTGGTTTTAAAGTTGAACCGGTAATTCTTCAATAA
- a CDS encoding sulfite exporter TauE/SafE family protein, whose translation MNFVQLFSDYSLITIVSLVVLSFVAGFIDAVVGGGGLIQIPALLISLPNQPLATVFGTNKIASLSGTSVAAYQYSRRVRFDFRLLLVIAAFSFVASYVGAKTVSLINVDTLKPIVLVILILIAVYTFMKKDLGSLPSRTLSTRRQLVFGSLIGMVVGFYDGFFGPGTGSFFVLGFVVILGFEFLTASAYAKIINCITNISALIVFVRQGNFLPGIALLMAVFNVLGSVTGSRMALKKGNGFIRVVFLVIVSIMILRYAYDVFLKQ comes from the coding sequence ATGAATTTCGTACAGTTATTTTCGGATTATTCGTTGATTACAATCGTTTCGTTGGTGGTGCTGTCGTTCGTGGCGGGGTTTATCGACGCCGTAGTGGGAGGGGGCGGATTAATACAGATTCCGGCACTGCTTATCAGCTTGCCCAATCAGCCTTTGGCCACCGTTTTCGGCACCAACAAGATAGCGTCTTTGTCGGGCACCTCGGTGGCTGCTTATCAGTATTCGCGGCGTGTCCGGTTCGATTTTAGGCTGTTGCTGGTTATTGCCGCTTTTTCGTTTGTGGCATCGTACGTAGGAGCCAAAACCGTAAGTCTGATAAATGTCGATACGCTGAAACCCATTGTGTTGGTAATACTTATCTTGATTGCCGTTTACACGTTTATGAAAAAAGACCTGGGTTCGCTTCCCTCACGGACGCTGAGTACCCGCAGGCAGCTTGTTTTCGGGTCGCTGATAGGGATGGTAGTGGGTTTTTACGACGGGTTTTTCGGACCCGGCACGGGCAGTTTTTTTGTGCTGGGCTTTGTGGTTATACTGGGTTTCGAGTTTCTGACGGCTTCTGCGTATGCTAAAATCATCAATTGCATAACCAATATATCTGCATTGATAGTTTTTGTGCGTCAGGGCAATTTTTTGCCCGGCATTGCTTTGCTCATGGCAGTTTTCAATGTGCTGGGCAGCGTGACGGGTAGCCGCATGGCGCTGAAAAAAGGCAATGGCTTTATCCGCGTGGTGTTTTTGGTTATCGTGTCGATAATGATTTTGCGTTATGCTTACGATGTTTTTCTAAAACAATGA
- a CDS encoding glycoside hydrolase family 2 TIM barrel-domain containing protein, with protein sequence MNKKLIIGGLLAAMFLSVSAENKLVSNDWENPAVFQINREPARATFLPFADKQSAVADIYENSPWFCSLNGNWKFQWSPTPDQRPKDFYKTDFNVANWKEIQVPSNWELKGYGVPIYTNSTYPFPVNPPYIDHSDNPVGSYRRYIDLPASWNGRRVYLHFEGGTSAMYIWVNGQKVGYSENTKSPCEFDITKYVKSGKNLVAVEAYRWSDGSYLEDQDFWRISGIDRNVYLYSTQQIRIADFFAHPELDAAYKNGTLAVDVTLSNYNKSAKSAEVEASLLDATGKEIFSQNLKIKTPADGKKEATLTSAVSSPNLWSSETPYLYTLVLSLKDENGKFIETVSSKIGFRKVELKDGQLLVNGKRIMVHGVNMHEHNPITGHYQDLATMMKDIRMMKQHNINAVRCSHYPQNIQWVKLCDKYGIYLVDEANIESHGMGYGKENMAFDPAWDGAHMARTVSLVERDKNSPAVILWSLGNECSNGDVFFKTYKWIKERDKSRLVQFEQAHEKENTDVVCPMYPSIRYMKEYAARENVKRPFIMCEYAHAMGNSSGNFKEYWDIIRGSKNMQGGFIWDWVDQGFEVTDEAGRKYWAYGGDMGSQNYTNDENFDHNGLVFPDRIPHPGLMEVKRFYQDIYFKAEHPETGLITVANEFHYTNLQNYEFNYEVLKNGEVIKTGSFDLDVAPESEKEVKLALPEMSAADGVEYLLNVFATTRVGTEVIPQGHEVAREQFKLGVGNYFVKQSAAGTVKLTDEKERITMSAGGVSVSINKLSGLMDGYQFAGKGYFNQKPTPNFWRAPTDNDFGNGMEHKCNIWRVAGSNTSIKNIAAKEENGKVTVTADLYLRDVASDYQIVYTMSGDGELAVNVSYKAGANELPEMPRFGMIMSLDKEFENFAYYGRGPWENYADRNNASLIGIYNSKVSDQYVPYTRPQENGYKTDLRWLTLTNNDGKGIRIEGLQPICASALQNWPEDFDPGLSKKYRHTNDITPNRDEVILSVDLAQRGVGGDNSWGAYPHEQYLLKAKEYKYGFLIKPVR encoded by the coding sequence ATGAATAAAAAACTAATTATTGGTGGTTTGTTGGCAGCTATGTTTTTATCGGTTAGCGCCGAGAACAAACTTGTTTCAAATGACTGGGAAAATCCGGCTGTTTTTCAGATTAACCGGGAGCCGGCACGTGCCACTTTTCTGCCTTTTGCTGATAAGCAATCAGCTGTTGCTGATATTTATGAAAATTCTCCATGGTTCTGCTCGCTAAATGGAAACTGGAAGTTTCAGTGGTCACCTACTCCCGACCAACGCCCAAAGGATTTTTATAAAACAGATTTTAATGTGGCTAACTGGAAGGAAATTCAGGTGCCATCCAACTGGGAATTGAAAGGTTACGGAGTACCTATTTATACGAATAGTACCTACCCGTTCCCTGTTAATCCACCTTATATTGATCATTCGGATAATCCGGTAGGGTCTTATAGGCGCTATATTGATTTACCTGCAAGTTGGAACGGTCGTCGTGTGTATCTTCACTTCGAAGGTGGTACATCGGCCATGTATATTTGGGTAAACGGACAAAAGGTGGGTTATTCCGAAAATACAAAAAGTCCCTGCGAGTTTGATATAACCAAATACGTAAAATCCGGGAAAAACCTTGTGGCAGTGGAAGCTTATCGCTGGAGTGATGGCTCGTACCTCGAAGATCAGGACTTTTGGCGTATTTCGGGTATAGACCGCAACGTTTATTTATATAGCACCCAGCAGATACGTATTGCTGATTTCTTCGCTCATCCGGAGTTGGATGCTGCCTATAAAAACGGTACGTTGGCAGTAGATGTTACATTAAGCAATTATAATAAATCGGCTAAGAGTGCTGAAGTTGAAGCTTCTCTGCTTGACGCTACAGGAAAAGAAATATTTAGTCAAAATCTGAAAATAAAAACTCCTGCCGATGGTAAAAAAGAGGCTACGCTGACTAGTGCGGTTTCTTCTCCTAACTTATGGAGTAGTGAAACGCCCTATCTGTATACTTTGGTGTTGTCGTTGAAAGATGAAAATGGGAAATTTATCGAAACAGTTTCAAGTAAGATCGGTTTCCGCAAGGTTGAACTTAAGGATGGGCAGTTGCTGGTAAATGGAAAACGTATTATGGTTCATGGAGTGAATATGCATGAGCACAACCCGATTACCGGACATTATCAGGATCTTGCCACTATGATGAAGGATATTCGGATGATGAAACAGCATAATATCAATGCTGTGCGTTGTAGCCACTATCCGCAAAACATCCAATGGGTAAAACTATGTGACAAATACGGTATTTATCTGGTTGATGAAGCGAATATCGAAAGTCATGGCATGGGCTATGGTAAAGAAAATATGGCCTTCGACCCGGCCTGGGATGGAGCGCACATGGCCAGAACCGTAAGTTTGGTGGAACGCGATAAAAATTCACCTGCTGTAATTCTTTGGTCGCTCGGCAATGAATGTAGTAATGGTGATGTGTTCTTTAAAACATATAAATGGATTAAAGAACGTGATAAATCGCGCTTGGTACAGTTTGAACAAGCTCATGAAAAAGAAAACACCGATGTGGTATGCCCCATGTATCCAAGCATCAGGTATATGAAAGAATATGCAGCGCGTGAAAACGTAAAACGTCCGTTTATTATGTGCGAGTATGCTCATGCTATGGGAAATAGTTCCGGAAACTTTAAGGAGTACTGGGACATCATCCGTGGAAGTAAAAATATGCAGGGAGGTTTTATTTGGGACTGGGTAGATCAGGGATTTGAAGTGACCGATGAAGCCGGACGCAAATACTGGGCTTATGGTGGTGATATGGGTAGTCAAAACTATACGAATGACGAAAACTTTGATCACAATGGATTAGTATTCCCAGACCGTATTCCGCATCCGGGCTTAATGGAAGTGAAGAGATTTTATCAGGACATCTACTTTAAGGCGGAGCATCCTGAAACTGGTCTGATTACTGTAGCCAATGAATTTCATTATACCAATCTTCAGAACTACGAATTCAACTATGAAGTGTTGAAAAACGGCGAAGTGATCAAAACCGGTTCGTTTGATTTGGATGTAGCTCCCGAATCGGAAAAAGAAGTAAAACTGGCTTTGCCCGAGATGTCCGCTGCTGATGGAGTAGAGTATTTGTTGAATGTTTTTGCAACCACACGTGTAGGTACCGAAGTTATCCCGCAAGGTCATGAGGTAGCGCGCGAACAATTTAAACTGGGTGTAGGTAACTATTTCGTAAAACAGTCTGCTGCAGGAACGGTAAAACTAACCGATGAAAAAGAGCGTATCACCATGTCTGCCGGAGGGGTAAGTGTTTCTATCAATAAACTGTCGGGACTTATGGACGGATATCAGTTTGCCGGCAAGGGGTATTTTAATCAAAAGCCAACTCCTAATTTCTGGCGTGCTCCAACCGATAATGACTTCGGAAATGGGATGGAACACAAATGCAATATCTGGAGGGTAGCCGGAAGCAATACTTCGATTAAAAATATTGCAGCCAAAGAAGAAAATGGCAAGGTTACTGTCACTGCCGATCTATATTTACGAGACGTAGCATCAGACTATCAGATTGTTTATACCATGAGTGGCGATGGCGAGTTGGCGGTAAATGTATCGTACAAAGCAGGAGCAAACGAATTACCTGAAATGCCTCGTTTTGGTATGATTATGTCGCTTGATAAAGAGTTTGAAAACTTCGCGTATTATGGACGCGGACCGTGGGAGAATTATGCCGATCGTAACAATGCATCTTTGATAGGTATTTATAATAGTAAGGTATCCGATCAGTATGTTCCTTACACTCGTCCGCAAGAGAACGGTTACAAAACCGATCTTCGTTGGTTGACGCTGACGAACAATGATGGTAAAGGTATTCGGATTGAAGGATTACAACCAATTTGTGCCAGTGCATTGCAAAACTGGCCGGAAGATTTTGATCCGGGACTATCAAAAAAATACCGTCATACAAACGATATTACTCCTAATCGCGATGAAGTTATTTTATCAGTAGACCTTGCTCAGCGCGGTGTAGGTGGCGACAACAGTTGGGGTGCTTATCCGCACGAGCAATATCTGTTGAAAGCAAAAGAATATAAGTATGGATTTTTGATAAAACCCGTAAGGTAG
- a CDS encoding winged helix-turn-helix transcriptional regulator, with translation MVEEKLKVLLSEKNEDLGFVISDYLGRKNFEVDLVTAAELDSNEAILTDVKYNIYILDATIFTAKGFGAIDKVHEENSEAIVVLTKPNSLSLDRLYVENEIILSKPFGVHDLVSAIGTKKRSKGYIQKRGSMKRERQNVVNTTTYMIGNYKFEVQKFRLSIDDRTMELTTKEASLLLLIVEHANSFVDRNYILEKLWKTSKEDYGAKRSMDVYLCKLRQYLKDDPDIYIINIHGKGYKFIAPVTLV, from the coding sequence ATGGTTGAAGAGAAATTAAAAGTTTTATTGTCCGAAAAAAATGAAGATTTAGGATTTGTGATAAGTGATTATCTGGGACGCAAAAATTTTGAAGTCGATTTAGTGACTGCAGCTGAACTTGATTCAAATGAGGCTATATTGACTGATGTTAAGTACAACATTTACATTCTTGATGCAACTATTTTCACTGCCAAGGGTTTTGGAGCGATAGATAAAGTTCATGAAGAAAATAGCGAAGCCATTGTAGTATTGACAAAGCCAAATTCGCTTAGTCTGGACAGACTGTATGTTGAAAATGAGATTATCCTTTCAAAACCATTTGGTGTGCATGATCTTGTATCGGCTATCGGTACCAAAAAAAGATCGAAAGGCTATATTCAGAAGAGAGGCAGCATGAAGCGCGAAAGACAGAATGTGGTGAATACTACTACTTATATGATTGGTAATTATAAGTTTGAGGTGCAAAAATTCAGACTTTCCATCGACGATCGTACTATGGAACTTACTACCAAAGAAGCTTCTTTGTTACTGCTTATTGTTGAACATGCCAATAGCTTCGTAGATCGCAACTATATTCTTGAAAAACTTTGGAAAACATCCAAAGAAGATTACGGTGCAAAAAGAAGTATGGATGTTTATCTTTGCAAGCTACGTCAGTATCTGAAAGATGATCCGGATATCTATATCATTAATATTCACGGAAAAGGATACAAGTTTATTGCTCCGGTAACACTTGTGTAA
- a CDS encoding ABC transporter ATP-binding protein, producing MITLKNINKTYDMGQASLHVLKGIDLHISEGEYVSIMGASGSGKSTLLNILGILDNYDKGEYYLNNKLIKDLSEKQAAVYRNEMIGFVFQSFNLINFKNALENVALPLYYKNISRKKRNIIAMEYLDRMGLRDWAHHMPNEMSGGQKQRVAIARAIISKPQILLADEPTGALDSVTTVEMMKVLGDLNANGLTTIIVTHERSVADETKSIIHIKDGLIENIERK from the coding sequence ATGATTACACTTAAAAACATCAACAAAACGTACGACATGGGTCAGGCTTCGTTGCACGTTCTCAAAGGGATTGATTTACATATTTCGGAAGGAGAATATGTGTCGATAATGGGGGCATCCGGTTCAGGGAAGTCAACGTTGCTAAATATTCTGGGTATATTAGATAATTATGATAAGGGTGAATACTATTTAAATAATAAACTGATTAAAGATTTATCGGAAAAGCAGGCTGCTGTTTATCGTAACGAGATGATTGGTTTTGTTTTTCAATCGTTCAACCTGATAAATTTCAAGAATGCGCTGGAAAATGTAGCTCTGCCATTATATTACAAGAATATTAGTCGTAAAAAGCGTAATATTATTGCTATGGAATACCTGGACAGAATGGGGTTAAGAGATTGGGCACATCATATGCCTAACGAAATGTCCGGTGGTCAGAAACAACGTGTAGCCATAGCCAGAGCCATTATTTCCAAACCCCAAATACTGCTGGCTGATGAGCCGACCGGCGCATTGGACAGTGTAACTACAGTAGAAATGATGAAAGTGCTGGGTGATTTGAATGCTAATGGACTTACGACTATAATTGTAACGCACGAAAGATCGGTAGCCGATGAAACCAAATCGATAATACACATTAAAGATGGTTTGATCGAAAATATTGAGAGAAAATAA
- a CDS encoding PLDc N-terminal domain-containing protein, giving the protein MGFFSLFLIIPLIVILALALPIIAIIDILRSKFPGNDNLLMILIVIFIPFGAILYFIVGPSRKLKD; this is encoded by the coding sequence ATGGGATTCTTCAGCTTATTTTTAATTATTCCGTTGATCGTAATTCTAGCCCTGGCGCTACCAATTATTGCTATCATTGACATTCTCAGAAGCAAATTTCCGGGAAATGATAACCTGCTTATGATCCTGATTGTAATTTTTATACCATTTGGAGCTATTCTTTATTTCATTGTAGGTCCGTCAAGAAAACTGAAGGACTAA